The sequence below is a genomic window from Methanobacteriales archaeon HGW-Methanobacteriales-1.
GGCATGATCTACACAGTTTCCTTTCCTGTATGATAAAGTTTTAACTGCTCCGTATTTGGTGTTGTAGTAAAAACTGTAGGCCAGGTGATCCCTAACCCAGTTGAATATCTTGGTTGCTTTGGAAGTGTATGAAGTAGCACCGCTAGTTATTGATTTGGCCATTGATTTTATTGTTGAATCAGTGACTTGGCAGTTATTAGTAGAACTTAAGTAGTCCCCGGTGTTAGTTGTAGCTTCTGCGGGTTTAGTTGTGGTTAATTTGGTCTCTGTTTTGTATTTGATTTTGTAGGTCCACTTGTAGGTATAGGTGTAGTAAGTTTTTTTAACCCATCGGTAAGTGTACTTGTATTTCCAGGTGTATTTGTACTTGGTATACCATTTACCATAGTATTTGTAGTAGGTTTTGTAGTAAGACTTGTATGCTATCCTGTATTTCTGTTTCACGTACTTGGTATGGGCAACTTTGACTTTTGCTTTGTACCAGTACTTATAGGGCACTTTTACAGTTACATTGTAATAGGTTATATTTGTTTTATTAGTATTGTTTGTATTATTGTAAACTGCTGGTTCGCTACTAGTACTAACTGTTTTGCTCACTGTTGGGTTTGAAGTGTTAGTTAAATTCTCAGCTGTTTCCTCACTGGTTTGATTTGCGTTTTCCAGTGATGTTTGATTCACGTCAGTGGCGTGAATTCCACTAAAGCTTAAAAAAGCTAAACATAATGATAAAACGAAAACTATATTTAATTTTCGCGAAATTTTACCGCCTCCATACCAATGCCACTTTAAAAAGTCCAGATTATTAAAAAAACTTCAATAATAATCATAACGGTCAAATTAAGGTCACAATGATATTATTATATCATTGATGATATGTTATATAAAGATTGTGATTTAAAATCAAGAAAAAGGCCGTATTTGTGCCTATTAAATCAAATGAGACTCAATTTGAGCTTTTTTTATCATGCAATAAGAGAAAAGACTTCATAATACCCTATTTAAATAAATTCTCTCAAGTTAAGGCTTTTTTCAAGAATGGGTTATTCTTGAAGTTTAAATTTAATTTATCTAATTATCGTTATCTGCCCTGCAATAAGACACCTTATTTGATAGAAGTGATAAAGCAATATAATGTAATTTTAAAGAATATTATTTGATTTAAAGATATATTTTTAAAAATAAAGATGTTTTATCAATTTAAATTATTTTATTTAATATCATGAAAAATTTTAGTCTTTTAAGCAAAAAAAGCATTTTCTGTCTATTAATTTTCCATAACTTATTAATAAACAATTTTAATATTTTTAGAAATTTAAATATTGATGGGTTTAATAATAGTTTGAAAAAATAATCCGTGGAAGAAATACAAATTTCTTTTAATAAAATTACTATAATCTGAAACTTAGATCAAATTCTCTTTTTGTATTCTGGTTCGTGGAAATTGATAATAAACTTCGTTCCTTTTTCATGGAATAGTTCAATTTGTCCATCAATTTGCTGGACTAATTCGTTAACCAGTTGTAATCCTAAGGAACTTGTATTCTTAAAATCAATATTTTCTGGAAAACCAATTCCATTATCACTAATTTCTAATTTAAATTGACCTTTATCAAGTTTTTCAAGAATTATATTAATTTTTTTACTTGATTTGTTTTGGAATGCATATTTTAAACTATTGGAAACTAATTCATTGATAATCAGTCCCAGAGGCATAACCGTTTCGATACTGAGATTATAATTATTTAAATCCATGGTAATATCTAAACTACTGCCATCAAAGCCATATGCATAAGTAATATCAGCAATTAAATTTTGAACATAATCGGTGAAGTCTATACTAGTTAGATCCTTAGATTGGTACATTCTTTCATGAATTAAGGCCATGGAATGGATACGATTTTCACTTTCTTTATACTTTTCAAGAATCTCTGGATCATCAATTTCTTCAGATTGTAGGGATAATAAGACCGAGATTATTTGCAAATTATTTTTAACTCGGTGGTGAATCTCTCTTAATAAAATCTCTTTTTCTTTTAAAGATTCTCTAATCTTGTTTCCAGTTTTTTTATGTTCAGTTATATCAATTAATGATATTAAAACTTCATCCGCACCCTTCATGAAACTGAAAGTTGCATAAAAATCACGGATTTCTCCATCTTTATTGATTAAATGGAATTCATAATTTTTAAAGTCATTAACATTACTTTCAAGATTCAATTGGTAATCCTGGAGTTTATTATGATCTTTTTTGGCCATTAAATCCTTTAAATTATTATTTCCATCATCTAAATTAAAAATCTCTTTAAAATGAGTGTTAGCCAACAATATCTTCATATTTTTATCTAATAAAAGCATAGCAGTTCCAGTATTTTCAAAAATAGTTTTATATCCTTCTCTACTTTTCTTAAGTTCTATATTTGATTTTTCCAGTGATTTTAACATTTCATTAACTGAAATAGCAAGATTAGCTAACTCATCATCACCTAAAACTGGTATTCTGCCAGATAGGTCATTATTTTTACCAATGTCCAGAACACTGGATGTGATTTTATCTAACCGGCGTAGAAGGTTGCGATCCAGATAATTATAAATCAGAAATGCGGCCACAATTCCAGATATTAATAAAGATAAAGCCAGTAGTAGTGTGCTTCTTTGAGAGCTTTTATATATGCTACGAGGCATTTCCACCTTTAACATAAGGGAGGGCCTTCCTGAAGAGCTATGAAGAACACTATATCCGGTTAAGAAGTCATTGTTAGTAGTTTTTATTATAATGGGTGACTGATTGATATTAGAATTATTAAATACCTCCAGATCCTTAGAAGAATTAACAGGGGTTATAGATAACTTTGAATTCTCAGGAAGGCTATTACCGGCATAGGTATCCAGATAACGGCCCATGATCATATAACCTGGTGACGGGCCTTCTCCCCCACTTCTTAAAACTGGCTTGCTTACCAGCATTAGCGGTCTTTCATTGATATATATGAATCCAGAGCTTTCTGTAGTATTTTTTTCTTGTAAATACTGTATATAATTCTTGGTAACGTTATTTACATTAGAATACATGGGTATTTCTTTTTTTGACTTTAAATCAACTGCTTTTGAAAAAACAATATCTCCGGAATTATTGGTGAAAATTATAAAATTAATTTTTAATCTAGAGAAAGTATCATTAATTAGACTGCGCTCTTTAAAATTAGTATTATTATCTTTTACAAAATTATAAGCAGCATCATACTGGGACCAGTCATTAGCAGTATTATTTATAGAATCTAAATCATTATTAAGCGAATTGATCGTGTTTTGGAGTACCATGGTGGCGTACTGATTTTCAGTATCCTCGGCAGCATTGATGAAAAAAAGCTCAGAGATTATAAAAAAACTTAGAATCAGGGAAAGTAATATTAAGGCCATTATAGCAAGTGTTTTTTTTCTTAATTTAATTTTATTTCCCCCATACTTCTTAGTTTTGTATACCCTGATTAATTAGATTATTCTAAATGCTTTTATGGATTTTTAGATGATATTGCTTATAGTTGCAACTTTTTTATGAATAATTATGTTTAATTGATTAATAATTAGATACTTTTAAATAATTAAATTTTTCCATTTTTTCAAATCATTTTTAAATAATTTACATTTAGTCAATTAGTTAAATAGAAAACTTTATATATTGTAACGTTAAAGTTAAGTATAATTTGGAAATGACCCCCCAAGCTGAGTCCGAGTCTCTGACTTTTCACCCCTTTACACAATTTTCCAAATTAGGGCTCAGCTTTTATTTTTACTATTTTATTGTATTTTTTGTCTTTAATTCTTGTTTTACATTTAAAAAAATAAAATAAATTTCTTAATTAAATAACAATCCAAATATTGAATTAATCTTTTTCATCGAAATATAACTTTTAAATCTTTTTATATTTTTAACTCTTATTTTGTATGCTCGATTTGATTTTAATTATTAAAATAATAACTAGGTGATAATAAAAAATAAATAACTTTATATATTCAAACTTTTACATTAAACATTAGTCTTAGTTTATGGGTGAAACCATGAGAAGCTTGTTTAAAAAAAAAGATATTGAAGAATGCCTGCACTGTAAAACAACGGGCCAAAAACTGAAAAGATCATTAGGACCTTTTCAATTAATTATAATGGGTATCGGAGCAATAATCGGTGCCGGAATTTTTATAGTGACTGGTATAGGGTCGGCCACATCTGGACCCTCATTAATAATCTCATTTATAATAGCGGCCCTGGCTTGTAGCCTTACTGCACTTTGTTACGCCGAAATGGCCTCTATGATCACGGTTACCGGTGGTATATATACCTATACGCAGGTTACCCTGGGAGAAATAGGGGCCTGGATAATAGGATGGACCAGCATACTTCAGTACATAATAGCAGGAGCTTCCGTGGCTATTGGATGGTCATCATATGTGGTAGGATTTCTAGCATCCATGGGAATGGCTTTACCTGTATTTTTAACATCTTCTCCCCTCAGTGGAACAGGAATGATTAATTTACCTGCCTTTTTAATTATTATTGTATTAAGTGCTATATTAGTAAAAGGAACTCAGGAAAGTGCCCGGATAAATGCTTTTTTTGTCTTTATTAAGCTGGCGGTGATCCTTCTTTTTGTGGTAGTGGGATACCATTTTATTAATCCTGCTAATTATCAGCCCTTTGCTCCTCATGGAATATCGGGAATATTTCAGGGAGCAGCCATTGTTTTCTTTGCCTATATAGGATTTGATACTATTGCTTCTGCAGCTGAAGAGACTAAAAATCCACAAAGGGCTCTTCCCATAGGAATTATATGTTCTCTGGCTGTTTGCTCTTTAATTTATATCGTCGTTACGGGAGTGATGAATGGTATGGTAAATTTCAGTATGTTTGCTCATAGTGAGGCCCCTATAATGCTGGCTTTACAATCAGTAGGGGCCAACTGGGCCACAACCATCATAACCATAGGCGCCATAGCTGGTTTGACCACGGTTATTCTGGTTAATTTATTTGTGGTTCCCCGTCTCATATTTGCCATGTCCCGGGATGAATTGCTTCCTAAGAAATTGACCCATGTGCACAGCAAATTTAACTCTCCAGCAATAAGTATAATCCTGGTGGGAGGAATATCTGCCCTGGTCGCTGCATTTTTGCCTATGGGCGACATATTTGAACTGGTGAATATTGCAGCTTTATCTGCATTTATTTTTCTGGCTATTTCCGTTATTTATCTGAGAAAAAGTCACCCCCACATCCCTCGAAAATTCAAGTGCCCTCTGGTTCCCATAATCCCGGTGGCATCTATTATTGCCTGTGTGGCTTTAATTACACAACTTACTTTTTTAACCATTAAAATATTCGTGGCCTGGTTAATATTGGGTCTGGTATTCTACTTCGCTTACCGGAAATATAAAAACTCCCGAAAAGAGGATGATAACGAGATAGAACTGGGAGAAATGGATGATGCTATTGTTTTAGGTGCTCTAATACCTGAGAAAGAATCAGGAAAATGAATAATTGGTGAAAATGTGAAAAGAATTTTTGCCAAAAAACCAATTAATGATTTATCTGGGAATAATGATGATAAAGCCTTAAAAAGAAGTATTGGTCCTATTAATCTAATAATAATGGGCCTGGGCTGTATTATCGGAGCAGGGATATTTATTGTTACTGGTGTGGCCTCAGCCCACTACTCTGGTCCGGCCCTGGTTTTGTCATTTGTTTTATCAGCCATTGCCTGTATTTTCACAGCTCTTTGTTATGCCGAGTTCGCCTCCATGATCCCCATATCCGGAAGCGTTTATACTTATACCTATGTGGCCCTGGGAGAAATTTGGGCCTGGATGATTGGATGGGTCTTAATGTATGAATACTTAATTTCTGCCTCAGCAGTGGCAGTGGGCTGGTCCTCATACATAGTAGGATTATTTAGCTCTGCTGGAATTATTTTACCCCAAATAATCACTGCACCTCCAGGAACCGGACTTATTAATTTACCCGCACTTTTTATAATTGTTTTATTAACGGGGATACTAATTCTAGGAGTAAAGGAAAGTACTCGTTTTAATGCCATTATTGTCATGCTTAATATTGCTATTATTTTACTATTTGTCATAGTGGGAATAAATCACATAAACCCTGCTAATTACCATCCCTTCATGCCTTACGGGTTCTCGGGTGTACTTCAGGGAGCGGCAATGGTATTCTTTGCATATATTGGTTTTGATGCTGTTTCTACTGCTGCGGAAGAGACTAAAAATCCGCAAAAAACCATGCCTATTGGAATTATTGGTTCGTTAATCATAAGTTCTATTTTGTATATCGTGGTAGCTGCTGTGTTAAACGGTATGGTGCCTTATAATTTATTAGATACTTCATCTCCAGTTACTTTTGCCCTGAAAAGTGTAGGTGTCAACTGGGCAGCGTCCATAGTGTCTTTTGGAGCTCTTTTTGGACTTACCTCTGTACTACTAACCAGTCTCTTTGGACAGACCAGGATTTTTTATTCCATGTCCCGGGATGGTCTTTTACCAGAAATATTCTCACATTTGCATAAAAGTTTCAGATCACCGGTGCTTTGTATTCTTATTGTTGGTATGGTAGCAGCCTTAATTGCTGCTTTTTTCCCTTTAAATGTTATCATTGAACTGGTGAATATTGGTACACTTTCTGCCTTTATTTTTCTGGCCTTATCTATTATTATCCTGAGAAAACAGCACCCGGAAATACCCCGGAAATTTAAATGTCCCCTGGTTCCATTAATACCAATTTTGTCCATAGTTTTCTGTTCATTTTTAATATTTCAGTTATCTCATACCACTCTGGAACGATTTGGCATTAGTTTATTGATTGGATTATCAGTTTATTTTGCATATGGTATGAAAAACAGTAATCTTAGAAAATACGATGGAGATAGTAGATTGAATGTAAAATTTCTTATTAATAATATTCAAAAATTAAACTACAGTTATTTTAAAACCATTTTTAATCCTATATCCTATTTAAGGGGGTTTAAAAAATTATAGACCATCCTAAAGGATTGTATGTATTATTTTTAACTGAGATGTGGGAGCGTTTTAGTTACTATGGTATGAGAGCTATTCTTTCATTATACATGCTCCAGGCCCTTTTATATAACTTCGCCTTTACTTCCACCATATATGGTTATTACACCGGATTGGTCTATTTAACTCCATTAATTGGTGGATATGTGGCTGATAGGTACTGGGGTAACCGGAAATCGATTATCACTGGGGGTATTCTCATGGCCCTGGGCCAGTTCTCTCTGGCCTTCAGTAGTTTTCTATACACACCATTAAATAGTATTTCGCATGGATTTTTAAGCTTTAATCATCAGGAAATATTCTTCTTATTAGGGTTGTTTCTACTCATTATAGGTAACGGATTCTTTAAACCTAATATTTCTACCATGGTGGGTTCTTTATATGCTAAAAACGATGAAAGAAGAGATTCTGCATTTACCATATTTTACATGGGGATTAATATGGGTGCGCTTATAGCACCTCTGGTGGTGGGATTACTGGGAGATACCGGTAATCCAGCTGATTTCATGTATGGTTTTCTGGCCGCAGGTGTGGGAATGATAATTGGACTCACTGTTTTTGTTATAGGTAAGAATAGATATCTCATAACTCCAGATGGTGATTCTGTGGGTATTACACCAGTACATCAGGTAAATAATCTTCATCCCGAATTGATAATGGATCAAAAAGGATCTTTAAAAGGTAGTACATCAAATCCTTTGAATAATAATAAGCCATTAACTTTCATTGAAAAGCAGAGAATTGGAGTTATTTTTATTCTATCCTTTTTTGTCATTTTTTTCTGGACTGCTTTTGAGCAAGCCGGAGTTTCTTTAACTTTTTTTGCCCAGCAAAATGTTGATCGAATGGTAGGTATAGTTAATTACATGATTCCAGCCAGCTGGTTCCAATCTGTTAATCCGCTGGCCATACTTCTATTTGCACCATTATTTGCGCTACTCTGGCCTATACTCAATTCTAGAAATTTAGAACCATCACTACCTTCAAAAATGGCCATTGGTTTAATTTTTCTTTCGGGAGGATTTTTACTACTTACATTACCTGCGGGAATGATTGATGCGGGAGCAACTTCAGTTAGTCCACTCTGGCTGGTGGCCATTTATGTAATGATGACTTTTGGTGAGTTATGTCTATCACCTATTGGATTATCAGCAGTTACAAAACTTTCACCAGCAAGATTTGTTTCTCTTTTGATGGGAGTATGGTTTTTATCTGCAGCTGCCTCCAATATATTGGCCGGATTTTTATCCTGTTTATATCCCGATCCTTCTAGAGTGATCGTTCCCACCTTATTTGGAATCCCTATTACGGGATTGGAAACTTTTTTCATGATATTCGTGGTTATGTCGGTTATAGCAGCCATTATTTTATTATTAATCAGAAAAAAATTGGTTAAAATGATGCATGGAATTAAATAATTTTTTTAATATATTTTCTAATGGAAATTACAAATGAGCGATATGCGAGGATATAGTATTTCTAAAAAGAAGATTTGAAATTGGATATAAGAACATTAAAAAAATATTTAAAATCTGGTTATTAATTCGCTGATTTTTTATCTTCTTCATTTATTCTTTTTTTAAGTTCGCTATCTTTATTTTTAATATTTTCTAATTGCTCCTGGTAATCTTTGGTCTGATTACGAAGCTCATCCAATTGATTCATAAGCTCATCCAGTTTATTTGGATCTTTTTGTGTGGCAATATTAATTTCATCAAGTACACCTATGTATTTTACCATGCTCTGGGTTTGTAATATCAACAATTGTGCATATTTTTTCTGTGAATCGGTTTTTGCACTTTTTAACATGTTTTGATCATAATTCAAGGATTTTGAGATGTTGTTTTTAGCACTTTCTAGATGAATATCTATGGTGGAATTTGATTTTGAGCTTATCATAGAACTTAAAATCATTGCTAATATAACATTACTCTGTTCGGTGGCATTATAAGTTCCATTATTCTGTAAGGAGTAGTTATCATAAAATTCATCATCAGAATTTTGTTTATATAAATAATATCCTCCAAAAATCGCTCCGATGACAATAATTAGGACTATTAAACTTGAATATTTCTTTTCCATTTATTATCTCCTTTTAAATTAATTTAAAATTTTTGAATTGAATAACTGAATTAACTATTATCTTATTTAACTAATAGAAA
It includes:
- a CDS encoding MFS transporter → MWERFSYYGMRAILSLYMLQALLYNFAFTSTIYGYYTGLVYLTPLIGGYVADRYWGNRKSIITGGILMALGQFSLAFSSFLYTPLNSISHGFLSFNHQEIFFLLGLFLLIIGNGFFKPNISTMVGSLYAKNDERRDSAFTIFYMGINMGALIAPLVVGLLGDTGNPADFMYGFLAAGVGMIIGLTVFVIGKNRYLITPDGDSVGITPVHQVNNLHPELIMDQKGSLKGSTSNPLNNNKPLTFIEKQRIGVIFILSFFVIFFWTAFEQAGVSLTFFAQQNVDRMVGIVNYMIPASWFQSVNPLAILLFAPLFALLWPILNSRNLEPSLPSKMAIGLIFLSGGFLLLTLPAGMIDAGATSVSPLWLVAIYVMMTFGELCLSPIGLSAVTKLSPARFVSLLMGVWFLSAAASNILAGFLSCLYPDPSRVIVPTLFGIPITGLETFFMIFVVMSVIAAIILLLIRKKLVKMMHGIK
- a CDS encoding transglutaminase family protein; this translates as MAKSITSGATSYTSKATKIFNWVRDHLAYSFYYNTKYGAVKTLSYRKGNCVDHA
- a CDS encoding amino acid permease: MKRIFAKKPINDLSGNNDDKALKRSIGPINLIIMGLGCIIGAGIFIVTGVASAHYSGPALVLSFVLSAIACIFTALCYAEFASMIPISGSVYTYTYVALGEIWAWMIGWVLMYEYLISASAVAVGWSSYIVGLFSSAGIILPQIITAPPGTGLINLPALFIIVLLTGILILGVKESTRFNAIIVMLNIAIILLFVIVGINHINPANYHPFMPYGFSGVLQGAAMVFFAYIGFDAVSTAAEETKNPQKTMPIGIIGSLIISSILYIVVAAVLNGMVPYNLLDTSSPVTFALKSVGVNWAASIVSFGALFGLTSVLLTSLFGQTRIFYSMSRDGLLPEIFSHLHKSFRSPVLCILIVGMVAALIAAFFPLNVIIELVNIGTLSAFIFLALSIIILRKQHPEIPRKFKCPLVPLIPILSIVFCSFLIFQLSHTTLERFGISLLIGLSVYFAYGMKNSNLRKYDGDSRLNVKFLINNIQKLNYSYFKTIFNPISYLRGFKKL
- a CDS encoding amino acid permease gives rise to the protein MRSLFKKKDIEECLHCKTTGQKLKRSLGPFQLIIMGIGAIIGAGIFIVTGIGSATSGPSLIISFIIAALACSLTALCYAEMASMITVTGGIYTYTQVTLGEIGAWIIGWTSILQYIIAGASVAIGWSSYVVGFLASMGMALPVFLTSSPLSGTGMINLPAFLIIIVLSAILVKGTQESARINAFFVFIKLAVILLFVVVGYHFINPANYQPFAPHGISGIFQGAAIVFFAYIGFDTIASAAEETKNPQRALPIGIICSLAVCSLIYIVVTGVMNGMVNFSMFAHSEAPIMLALQSVGANWATTIITIGAIAGLTTVILVNLFVVPRLIFAMSRDELLPKKLTHVHSKFNSPAISIILVGGISALVAAFLPMGDIFELVNIAALSAFIFLAISVIYLRKSHPHIPRKFKCPLVPIIPVASIIACVALITQLTFLTIKIFVAWLILGLVFYFAYRKYKNSRKEDDNEIELGEMDDAIVLGALIPEKESGK